The Carassius carassius chromosome 16, fCarCar2.1, whole genome shotgun sequence genome window below encodes:
- the LOC132159612 gene encoding gastrula zinc finger protein XlCGF57.1-like codes for MNVSESCEIKQEDFEQQIDPIEENKEIKELVEAREKHQVKTEETSWSSPLKNEDIRFSCPQRGKSFSCKQNLDLHIKFNCGGKSYACDEVDKIYTIKGNLIDHMKIHTVEKPHICDQCGKSFAQKQNLDEHKKTHNLERPYKCDQCGKSFPFRGNLDKHMRIHTGEKPHKCDQCGKSFAQNGNLKEHIKIHTAEKPYTCDQCGKSFIKKGALNNHMKIHTGEKPYLCDQCGKSFPQKRNFNEHMKIHTGERPFTCDQCGKSFTHKGNFNDHMAIHTGEKPHICAQCGMSYARKAYLNEHMKIHTGEKPHTCAQCGKSYARKGYLNDHMKIHTGEKLHKCDQCGKSFRKSSVFKVHLLTHSRERLYNCDQCGKKFFRADFLKDHMKVHTKERPYVCSLCGKSFRQIGNLKSHQKRHSGVKDHSCSRCGKAFFTDSEMKQHQIVHTTETPYKCSHCDRSFKRSEYLKIHEMIHTGEKPYHCHSCGKRFTHYSSLICHKKNVCLK; via the exons atgaatgtttcaGAGTCCTGCGAAATAAAACAGGAAGATTTTGAGCAACAAATAG acCCAATAGAAGAGAACAAGGAGATTAAAGAACTCGTTGAAGCGAGGGAGAAACATCAGGTCAAAACTGAAGAAACCTCCTGGAGTTCCCCATTGAAAAACGAGGATATACGTTTCTCTTGCCCTCAGCgtggaaagagtttttcatgCAAACAAAATCTCGACCTTCACATAAAATTTAATTGTGGAGGAAAGTCGTATGCGTGTGATGAGGTGGATAAGATTTACACAATAAAAGGAAACCTTATTGATCACATGAAAATTCACACTGTAGAGAAGCCACACAtctgtgatcagtgcgggaagagttttgcacaaaaacaaaaccttGATGAACATAAGAAAACCCACAACCTGGAAAGGCCGTACAAATGTGATCAATGTGGGAAAAGTTTCCCATTTAGAGGAAACCTTGACAAACAtatgaggatccacactggagagaagccgcacaaatgtgatcagtgtgggaagagCTTTGCACAAAATGGAAACCTTAAAGAACACATAAAAATTCACACTGCAGAGAAGCCATACAcctgtgatcagtgcgggaagagtttcattAAAAAAGGAGCGCTTAATAATCACATgaaaatccacactggagagaaaccatacttgtgtgatcagtgcgggaagagttttccACAAAAACGGAATTTTAATGAACACATGAAAATCCACACCGGGGAGAGACCGTTCACGTGTGATCAATGTGGGAAGAGCTTCACACATAAAGGTAACTTTAATGACCACATGGcaattcacaccggagagaaaccacACATATGTGCTCAGTGTGGAATGAGTTATGCTCGAAAAGCTTACCTTAATGAACACATGAAAatccacaccggagagaaaccgcACACATGTgctcaatgtggaaagagttatGCTCGAAAAGGATACCTTAATGATCACATGAAAATCCACACCGGGGAGAAACTGCACAagtgtgatcagtgtgggaagagtttccgAAAATCAAGTGTTTTTAAAGTACACCTGCTTACTCATTCTAGAGAAAGACTGTATAACTGTGACCAATGCGGTAAGAAGTTTTTTAGGGCAGATTTCCTGAAGGACCACATGAAAGTTCATACCAAGGAGAGGCCTTATGTATGTTcattgtgtggaaagagttttagacAGATTGGTAATTTAAAGTCACACCAGAAAAGACACAGCGGTGTGAAGGATCATTCTTGTTCTCGGTGTGGAAAGGCTTTTTTTACTGATAGTGAAATGAAACAGCACCAGATAGTTCACACTACAGAAACACcctataagtgttcacactgtgacaggaGCTTCAAACGGTCAGAATATCTGAAAATACACGAGATGATCCACACGGGAGAGAAGCCGTATCACTGCCATTCATGTGGGAAGCGTTTCACTCATTATTCTTCTCTAAtctgtcataaaaaaaatgtatgtctaAAGTAG